Proteins encoded within one genomic window of Pedobacter africanus:
- a CDS encoding alpha/beta hydrolase, translating into MKKAFKLLIALILIGAGIYVAGPRPTHPIYSTQLPAVPGIPQLEAYVKRLESQHKIKSGNEAEIVWADSNLKQQTEYAVVYLHGFSASKEEGNPVHYHLAKALHANLYLARLSDHGIDTVPAMEYMTADKLWESAKLALEIGKRLGKKVILAGTSTGGTLALKLAATYPEVNSLVLLSPNIRINDRLAFLLNNPWGLQLARLVTGGKDRSSEEKKLEYAKYWYTSYRLESTVQLQELVESSMNRAVFEKVKQPCLLLYYYKNEKEQDQTVKVDAELWMFNLLGTPPALKTSVAIPNARDHVIGSYITSKDIPAVQKAVNSFVQHILKVN; encoded by the coding sequence CGCAACTCCCGGCTGTTCCTGGCATCCCCCAGCTCGAAGCCTATGTAAAGCGACTCGAATCCCAGCATAAAATTAAATCTGGCAACGAAGCCGAAATTGTGTGGGCAGACAGCAATCTCAAACAGCAAACTGAGTATGCGGTAGTTTACCTCCATGGATTCTCGGCTTCTAAAGAAGAGGGCAATCCTGTTCATTACCACCTGGCCAAAGCCCTGCACGCCAACCTGTACCTGGCGCGACTGTCCGACCACGGTATAGATACAGTTCCGGCCATGGAATACATGACAGCCGACAAACTCTGGGAAAGTGCAAAGCTGGCACTCGAAATAGGAAAACGCCTGGGCAAAAAGGTCATTCTTGCAGGCACCTCAACCGGCGGTACGCTTGCCCTTAAACTGGCGGCCACTTATCCTGAGGTGAACAGCCTGGTCCTGCTTTCGCCAAACATCAGGATAAACGACAGGCTGGCCTTCCTGCTGAACAACCCATGGGGATTACAGCTGGCACGGCTGGTAACCGGGGGCAAAGACAGGAGTTCAGAGGAAAAAAAGCTGGAATATGCAAAATACTGGTACACAAGCTATCGCCTGGAATCGACTGTTCAGCTTCAGGAACTGGTAGAAAGCAGCATGAACAGGGCTGTTTTTGAAAAAGTAAAACAACCCTGTCTTTTGTTATATTACTATAAAAATGAAAAAGAGCAGGATCAAACTGTGAAGGTAGATGCAGAACTCTGGATGTTTAACCTGCTGGGTACGCCTCCTGCGTTAAAAACCAGTGTAGCCATACCCAATGCAAGAGACCATGTAATAGGTTCTTACATCACCTCTAAAGATATCCCTGCCGTTCAAAAAGCTGTAAACAGCTTTGTTCAGCACATCCTTAAGGTGAATTAG